Proteins encoded in a region of the Marinococcus sp. PL1-022 genome:
- a CDS encoding carbohydrate ABC transporter permease: protein MDKTASKDRVKRKKAVKDRWWAVAFIVPSFLLVAVFVYGFIGWTGYVSLSNWNSLTPDFSFAGFANYIYLFQDFRFQADLRNTFFFTVLFIGFVIVSGLGLAVLIDQKLKAEALFRNIFLFPMALSFVVTGVVWQWLLNPSTGYNTFLAFFGIEPLWYTDTTILGGFQWGSIEFGLPVAIIALVIAAVWQMTGFSLAMYLAGLRGIPEELREAARVDGASEWKVYMKVVIPLLLPITVSVVIIMAHISLKIFDLVYAMTGSGANFVTDVPGVYMFETTFRANYYANGAAIAMVMLILVAVFIVPYLLANRRREG, encoded by the coding sequence ATGGACAAAACAGCATCAAAAGATCGGGTGAAGCGTAAAAAGGCAGTCAAGGACCGCTGGTGGGCCGTGGCGTTTATCGTCCCCTCGTTTTTGCTGGTGGCTGTATTTGTATACGGATTTATCGGATGGACGGGGTACGTCTCGCTCAGCAACTGGAACAGCCTGACACCGGACTTTTCGTTTGCCGGATTTGCAAACTATATATACCTGTTCCAGGACTTCCGTTTTCAGGCGGATTTAAGGAACACCTTTTTTTTCACAGTGCTATTTATCGGGTTCGTAATTGTAAGTGGATTGGGCCTGGCTGTGCTCATCGATCAGAAGCTAAAGGCCGAAGCGCTTTTTCGTAATATTTTTCTTTTTCCAATGGCGCTGTCCTTTGTCGTAACCGGTGTTGTCTGGCAGTGGCTGTTAAACCCGTCCACCGGCTATAATACATTTTTGGCGTTCTTCGGTATCGAACCGCTCTGGTACACTGATACGACTATTCTGGGCGGCTTTCAGTGGGGAAGTATTGAATTCGGTCTCCCGGTCGCCATCATCGCGCTTGTTATTGCAGCTGTCTGGCAGATGACCGGCTTTTCCCTGGCCATGTACCTGGCTGGTCTGCGTGGCATTCCCGAAGAGCTCCGGGAGGCTGCCCGGGTCGACGGGGCGTCGGAGTGGAAGGTATACATGAAGGTAGTCATTCCGCTGCTTCTGCCAATTACCGTGAGTGTCGTTATCATTATGGCTCACATCTCGCTGAAAATCTTTGACCTTGTCTATGCCATGACCGGCTCGGGGGCGAATTTTGTGACCGACGTTCCGGGGGTGTATATGTTTGAAACGACGTTTAGGGCCAACTACTATGCAAACGGGGCAGCCATTGCCATGGTGATGCTCATCCTGGTCGCTGTATTCATCGTACCGTACTTACTCGCCAATCGAAGGAGGGAAGGCTGA
- a CDS encoding ABC transporter substrate-binding protein, which produces MLKKSVGLVGSSLLLFGLAACGGGGSDSGSGSENEGSSGGSGEGGSDAEVEIFSWWTGAGEEDGLMALIDMFEEENPDISVENAAVAGGAGTNAKAVLATRMQGDDPPSTFQVHGGAELNDSWVAADKMEPLNDFYEEEELNDKFPEELIDMVSSDGDIYSVPVNIHRGNVMFYNMEVFEENDIEPPTDVDEFFEVAEELEAAGVTPLAMGDKESWPATQIYENLLLANLGPEDYEALFEGEVGFDDERVATATEQFGQMLEYVNEDHASRNWQDSAQMVADGEAAMINMGDWAKGYFVNDLGLEVNEGFGYTPFPGTSEDFMVITDTFGLPKGVENPEQVKEFLSVLGSKEGQDTFNPLKGSIPARVDADESKYDEYGQDTMEDFQETSLTPSLAHGSAASEGFVTKANQAVNIFVTQGDEEKLMESMQTAMDEEQK; this is translated from the coding sequence ATGTTGAAAAAGAGTGTTGGTCTGGTAGGAAGTTCATTGCTGTTGTTCGGTTTGGCAGCCTGTGGGGGAGGCGGTTCGGATTCCGGATCGGGTTCGGAAAATGAAGGCAGCTCCGGAGGCTCGGGAGAAGGCGGAAGCGACGCTGAAGTAGAAATCTTCAGCTGGTGGACAGGCGCTGGCGAGGAAGACGGCCTGATGGCTTTAATCGATATGTTTGAAGAGGAAAATCCCGATATTTCGGTGGAAAACGCAGCTGTAGCCGGCGGTGCCGGTACGAATGCTAAAGCAGTGCTTGCCACAAGAATGCAGGGTGATGACCCGCCGTCCACGTTCCAGGTGCACGGCGGAGCTGAGCTGAATGACAGCTGGGTGGCGGCAGACAAAATGGAGCCGCTGAATGATTTTTACGAAGAGGAAGAGCTGAATGACAAGTTTCCGGAGGAATTAATCGATATGGTCAGCTCGGACGGTGATATTTATTCCGTACCGGTCAATATTCACCGCGGAAACGTCATGTTTTACAACATGGAAGTTTTTGAAGAAAACGACATCGAGCCGCCAACTGATGTTGATGAGTTTTTTGAAGTCGCAGAGGAGCTCGAGGCAGCAGGCGTAACACCGCTTGCGATGGGTGATAAAGAATCGTGGCCGGCTACGCAGATTTACGAAAACCTGCTGCTTGCCAACCTCGGTCCAGAGGACTATGAAGCCCTCTTTGAAGGAGAAGTTGGCTTTGACGATGAGCGTGTAGCGACAGCTACCGAGCAGTTCGGACAGATGCTTGAATATGTCAATGAGGACCACGCTTCGAGAAACTGGCAGGATTCGGCGCAGATGGTTGCAGACGGCGAAGCTGCCATGATTAACATGGGCGACTGGGCAAAGGGCTACTTTGTAAATGATCTTGGCCTCGAAGTAAATGAAGGCTTCGGCTACACCCCGTTCCCTGGCACCTCGGAAGATTTCATGGTTATCACTGATACGTTCGGTCTGCCAAAGGGAGTTGAAAATCCGGAACAGGTAAAAGAATTCCTGAGCGTGCTCGGTTCGAAGGAAGGACAGGACACGTTCAACCCGTTAAAAGGTTCGATCCCGGCGCGGGTGGACGCAGATGAGTCCAAATATGACGAATACGGCCAGGACACGATGGAGGACTTCCAGGAAACATCGCTTACGCCAAGTCTTGCGCACGGTTCAGCTGCCTCTGAAGGCTTCGTGACAAAAGCGAACCAGGCAGTAAATATCTTTGTTACGCAGGGCGACGAAGAGAAGCTGATGGAATCAATGCAGACTGCAATGGATGAAGAGCAAAAATAA
- a CDS encoding response regulator transcription factor — MIRLLMAEDEWLERKAMKKLIAAHLPEIEVIGEAENGPEAVELAIEKSPDIMLMDIKMPGCNGLEAIQRIQQAASGIHFIMVTAYDSFDYAREALGLGVKEYLLKPGKKEETIQTLMRVQTAVNRSRQERKQYSHRLQKLLFQSVCHGEPYENHADLLIEAVPEASYGFAVVMREEDMPEDIEEKMNRWTNDAFLTDRQPDGWFRTFFFHTGKNRGSEEVERLRRRMHFELGEKASIGISEKEHDVKQLFQAYVEALSGLEKDQDALPEQSSQWVSSIVNALRTGEEKSAIYYWSEWWHTRPQKSSRRHLWLQLEELVKEMNGTLEEDMPSDAAEWKRLLHVVGAYRGLHFREHHQIEKVKAYVKEHYAKPLQLEDIAGYVQWSPAYFSHQFKEVTGVSFVDYVTRVRMQEAKRMLQDRERPLKEISISIGYKDPNYFSRVFKKQVGCSPKQYQQGKR; from the coding sequence ATGATACGACTATTGATGGCAGAGGATGAATGGCTTGAGCGTAAAGCGATGAAAAAGCTGATAGCGGCTCATTTACCGGAAATTGAAGTAATCGGAGAGGCAGAGAACGGACCCGAGGCAGTGGAGCTGGCTATCGAAAAAAGCCCGGACATTATGCTGATGGATATTAAAATGCCGGGGTGCAACGGCCTTGAAGCCATACAGCGCATTCAGCAGGCAGCATCCGGCATCCATTTTATTATGGTCACCGCCTACGATTCCTTCGACTATGCCCGGGAGGCGCTCGGGCTGGGTGTAAAGGAGTATTTGTTAAAGCCGGGCAAAAAAGAAGAGACCATTCAGACACTCATGCGTGTGCAGACGGCAGTAAACCGCAGCAGGCAGGAGCGGAAACAGTACAGCCACAGGCTGCAAAAGCTTCTTTTCCAGAGCGTCTGTCACGGAGAACCGTATGAAAACCATGCAGATCTTCTCATAGAAGCAGTGCCGGAAGCCTCCTACGGTTTTGCAGTGGTCATGCGCGAAGAGGATATGCCGGAGGATATAGAAGAAAAAATGAACCGGTGGACTAACGACGCTTTTCTTACGGACCGTCAGCCGGACGGATGGTTTCGGACTTTTTTCTTCCACACGGGTAAAAACAGAGGCTCTGAAGAGGTTGAACGTCTCCGCCGCCGCATGCATTTTGAACTTGGGGAAAAAGCATCCATAGGAATTTCTGAAAAGGAACACGACGTGAAACAGCTGTTCCAGGCTTATGTGGAAGCATTGTCCGGTCTTGAAAAAGATCAGGATGCGCTGCCGGAACAGAGCAGCCAGTGGGTCTCCTCCATTGTGAATGCGCTGCGGACCGGGGAAGAAAAATCCGCCATCTATTATTGGAGCGAATGGTGGCATACCCGCCCCCAAAAATCATCGAGGAGGCATTTGTGGCTTCAGCTTGAAGAACTGGTTAAGGAAATGAACGGGACGCTTGAAGAAGATATGCCGTCGGATGCGGCGGAGTGGAAGCGGCTCCTTCATGTGGTGGGGGCATACAGAGGGCTTCACTTTCGGGAGCATCACCAGATTGAAAAGGTGAAGGCCTACGTAAAGGAGCACTATGCCAAACCGCTCCAGCTCGAGGATATAGCGGGGTATGTGCAATGGAGCCCTGCCTATTTTTCCCACCAGTTTAAAGAAGTAACCGGAGTATCATTTGTTGATTACGTCACGCGTGTACGGATGCAGGAAGCAAAGCGGATGCTTCAGGACCGCGAACGGCCGTTAAAGGAAATCAGCATCAGTATCGGGTACAAAGACCCGAACTATTTCAGCCGTGTCTTTAAAAAACAGGTGGGATGCTCTCCAAAACAATATCAGCAGGGCAAAAGGTAA
- a CDS encoding sensor histidine kinase: MIRSIRSKMVFFSFAFILLFNAVAIGIYWSSERITNEYSTSFDRFVLLNSISRQAEEWTAATQQIATNPSQETWAAYYQASGEMKALAEELGNEEGQPGSVEMQSYMQLLDSLEQNSETTAGFVLQGDIEKYGSNLAETEQSNAYIQESTLTLIDQSLTEYQHLYAQLQERNTSFRYFIICLFATSLLIAAFIAFRFSSSITKPVDELSRAAGEVSRGHFQGEPLRIRSGDELELLGRTFNRMRTDIHTYVGEMEKKAEMDQLMKQLELKHLQNQINPHFLFNTLNTISKMAYLEDAEETSELIESVSSLLRYSLGNIEKEVTLRDELDVIRSYFHIQETRFRNRLSTHIEIGTDELDVPIPRLTLQPVIENAFIHGVEGMEENAEVRVQVRLEDSQIVVRVMDNGKGMNERQRQQLLGAGEKQEAHIGHSTGLGMQNVRRRLELFFHTGELVDVESVPAQGTTVKLRMPVKEWQKAGGQAG, from the coding sequence GTGATACGATCTATCCGTTCGAAAATGGTGTTTTTCTCCTTTGCCTTTATTCTGCTTTTTAACGCTGTAGCGATTGGTATTTACTGGAGCTCAGAGCGTATTACTAATGAATACAGTACGAGCTTCGACCGCTTTGTGCTGTTGAATTCCATCTCCCGGCAGGCCGAAGAATGGACGGCAGCGACGCAGCAGATTGCGACCAACCCTTCACAGGAAACGTGGGCCGCTTATTATCAGGCATCCGGGGAAATGAAGGCACTGGCAGAAGAGCTCGGTAATGAAGAAGGCCAGCCGGGGTCGGTCGAAATGCAGAGCTACATGCAGCTGCTCGATTCACTCGAACAAAACAGTGAAACAACCGCTGGGTTTGTGCTGCAGGGCGATATCGAAAAATACGGAAGCAATCTCGCAGAAACCGAACAATCGAACGCCTATATACAGGAAAGCACGCTGACTCTTATCGATCAGTCCCTGACAGAGTATCAGCACCTGTATGCCCAGCTTCAGGAGCGTAATACCTCATTCCGCTATTTTATTATATGCCTGTTTGCTACGTCGCTATTGATTGCTGCTTTTATTGCATTCCGGTTCTCTTCAAGCATTACAAAGCCGGTCGACGAATTGTCCCGGGCAGCAGGGGAGGTATCGCGCGGCCATTTTCAGGGGGAGCCGCTCCGCATTCGTTCGGGAGACGAACTGGAACTTCTGGGCCGTACGTTCAACCGTATGCGGACAGATATTCATACGTACGTCGGCGAAATGGAAAAAAAGGCAGAAATGGATCAGCTGATGAAGCAGCTGGAGCTGAAGCATCTGCAGAATCAGATCAACCCGCACTTTTTATTCAACACCCTGAACACGATTTCAAAAATGGCTTATCTGGAAGATGCGGAAGAAACGTCGGAATTGATAGAATCTGTTTCTTCTCTGCTGCGCTACAGCTTAGGGAACATCGAAAAAGAAGTAACGCTCCGGGACGAACTGGATGTGATCCGGAGTTATTTTCATATTCAGGAAACAAGGTTTCGGAACCGCTTATCTACACATATTGAAATCGGAACAGACGAGCTGGATGTGCCTATCCCGAGGCTGACGCTGCAGCCGGTCATCGAGAACGCCTTTATTCACGGGGTGGAAGGGATGGAAGAGAATGCCGAAGTGCGTGTGCAGGTGCGCCTGGAGGACAGTCAGATTGTCGTCCGGGTAATGGACAACGGCAAAGGAATGAATGAGCGCCAGCGCCAGCAGCTTCTTGGTGCGGGCGAAAAGCAGGAAGCGCACATTGGTCATTCCACTGGCCTTGGCATGCAGAATGTCCGGAGGCGTCTGGAATTATTCTTTCATACCGGGGAGCTCGTGGATGTGGAATCTGTCCCGGCGCAGGGCACTACGGTAAAGCTCCGTATGCCGGTTAAAGAATGGCAGAAAGCAGGGGGGCAGGCAGGATGA
- a CDS encoding substrate-binding domain-containing protein, which yields MGERRKRWLFAVFFLGCLASLAATVYFGTKAFYVEPVNSEENETYQTRAALIMEEAGNPYWEQIKEGAVAAGEEAGIYIETYGPSKAGKDEQLETMNRMIESNVDAIITQGIDDPVFQELVQKALEKGVPVITVDSDVPESGRRAYIGTDNYEAGVSAGEELLRNTEGMQHVGIVSGSADTVNQKERVEGFRDTVEASGRVEIKDIGYSGISEIGAAQATYSLLKEEPDITALYGTSALDAIGIAQGMEEIEGAGELYVIGFDTLPETVQLLEEGTIDATVRQHPVQMGEQAVYDVARLNQQQYVPSVQHTETVIWRASDAAREGGGER from the coding sequence GTGGGCGAACGAAGGAAGCGTTGGTTGTTTGCTGTTTTCTTTCTCGGTTGCCTGGCCAGTCTGGCAGCAACCGTTTATTTTGGCACAAAGGCTTTTTACGTGGAACCGGTCAATTCAGAGGAAAACGAAACGTACCAGACGAGGGCAGCGCTCATTATGGAAGAAGCAGGCAATCCTTACTGGGAACAAATTAAAGAAGGCGCTGTTGCAGCGGGCGAAGAGGCGGGCATTTATATCGAAACGTACGGACCGTCCAAAGCAGGTAAAGATGAGCAGCTTGAAACGATGAACCGGATGATCGAGAGCAATGTAGACGCTATTATCACTCAGGGCATTGATGATCCTGTTTTCCAGGAGCTGGTGCAAAAAGCGCTGGAAAAAGGGGTGCCGGTCATCACGGTAGACAGTGACGTGCCGGAGAGCGGGCGGCGTGCCTATATCGGCACAGACAATTACGAAGCCGGTGTTTCGGCAGGGGAAGAGCTGCTCCGAAATACGGAAGGAATGCAGCATGTCGGCATCGTTTCTGGAAGTGCGGACACGGTCAATCAGAAGGAAAGGGTGGAAGGCTTCCGGGATACTGTGGAAGCAAGCGGCCGCGTGGAAATTAAGGATATCGGGTATTCCGGAATCTCTGAGATTGGGGCCGCACAGGCCACCTACAGTTTATTGAAGGAGGAGCCCGACATCACAGCGCTGTACGGCACGAGTGCTTTGGACGCTATTGGCATAGCCCAGGGGATGGAAGAGATTGAAGGAGCCGGTGAGCTGTATGTAATCGGGTTTGATACACTGCCTGAAACAGTACAGCTGCTTGAGGAGGGTACAATTGATGCCACGGTCCGTCAGCATCCCGTACAAATGGGGGAGCAGGCGGTTTATGATGTGGCCCGGCTGAATCAACAGCAGTACGTGCCTTCGGTACAGCACACCGAGACGGTTATTTGGAGAGCTTCTGATGCTGCACGGGAAGGGGGCGGGGAGCGGTGA
- a CDS encoding cyclodeaminase has product MYLFKEKSIRNTIDVNQQALSLIEDGFRRLQAGEVTMPPVLSMPIADKNGEMDAKTAYVKGMDQFALKISTGFFDNPDKGLPSLSGMMLLFHSDTGFPAAVLQDNGYLTDVRTGIAGAVAARYLAKDEAKIAGIVGTGTQARFQLRALKMVRPSIEKVYVYGRKKERIEAYQREMEHELGVTTEAADLETVVRNCDVLVTTTPATEPFIKKEWLHPGLHITAMGSDASEKNEIEPDVLGAVDILACDASSQVFSIGEHRTAKEAGIIDESSTVELGAIISGEASRRETMEQITLCDLTGTGVQDTAIAVYTYDQLKVSGEGLEITEDE; this is encoded by the coding sequence TTGTATTTATTTAAAGAAAAATCGATCAGAAATACAATTGATGTCAATCAGCAGGCGCTTTCCCTCATTGAAGACGGCTTCCGGCGCCTGCAGGCAGGAGAAGTAACCATGCCCCCTGTGCTCAGCATGCCCATTGCCGACAAAAATGGGGAGATGGATGCAAAAACGGCCTACGTCAAAGGTATGGATCAGTTTGCCCTGAAAATTTCGACCGGTTTTTTTGATAACCCGGACAAAGGGCTTCCAAGCCTCAGCGGAATGATGCTTTTATTTCACTCGGATACAGGCTTCCCGGCAGCAGTACTTCAGGACAACGGCTACCTGACCGATGTGCGCACAGGAATTGCCGGAGCTGTGGCAGCCAGGTATTTGGCTAAAGACGAGGCAAAAATTGCAGGTATTGTCGGAACTGGCACGCAGGCGCGCTTTCAGCTGCGTGCGCTGAAAATGGTGCGGCCGTCGATTGAAAAAGTGTATGTGTATGGGCGCAAAAAAGAACGGATCGAGGCGTACCAGCGTGAAATGGAGCATGAGCTTGGCGTTACGACAGAAGCTGCCGATCTTGAAACGGTCGTACGAAACTGCGACGTGCTCGTCACGACGACCCCGGCGACAGAGCCGTTCATCAAAAAAGAATGGCTGCATCCTGGGCTTCATATTACAGCGATGGGCTCAGATGCCTCGGAAAAGAATGAAATCGAGCCGGATGTACTCGGGGCAGTGGACATTCTTGCCTGCGACGCCTCTTCCCAGGTATTTTCCATCGGAGAACACCGGACGGCGAAAGAAGCAGGAATCATCGATGAAAGCAGCACCGTGGAGCTCGGGGCGATTATCAGTGGAGAGGCGTCCCGCCGGGAAACGATGGAACAGATAACTCTCTGCGACCTGACAGGCACCGGGGTGCAGGACACGGCAATTGCGGTCTACACGTACGATCAGCTTAAGGTCTCCGGAGAAGGACTTGAAATAACAGAGGACGAATAA
- a CDS encoding aldo/keto reductase → MKYRQLGNTELEVSELSFGTWAIGGAWGATNDTEALKGLEAAMDAGVNFFDTADVYGDGHSEELIGKATKGKEDKIHVASKFARGGDINDPNTYSRESVTNYLDATLKRLGRERLDLYQIHCPPIDVLKDGSVFQVLDELQAQGKIRHYGVSVETVEEGMECLHYPNVKALQVIYNIFRQKPAERLFPQAKKQGVGILTRVPLASGLLTGKYTKETTFAEDDHRNFNRDGDAFNVGETFAGLPFQKGVELSTSLQWIKEERGTMAQAALRWILDNDDVTCVIPGFRNKKQVSDSLEAVSVPSFSREEQEKLTKFYLEDVEPNIRGGY, encoded by the coding sequence ATGAAATATCGTCAGTTGGGAAATACCGAATTAGAAGTAAGTGAACTGAGCTTTGGCACATGGGCCATTGGCGGCGCGTGGGGAGCAACAAACGATACCGAAGCGCTTAAGGGCCTTGAGGCTGCCATGGATGCAGGCGTGAATTTTTTCGACACGGCCGACGTCTACGGGGACGGCCACAGCGAAGAGTTAATCGGAAAAGCGACAAAGGGAAAAGAAGACAAGATTCACGTTGCCAGCAAATTTGCGCGCGGCGGCGATATTAATGACCCAAATACTTATTCCAGGGAAAGCGTCACGAACTACCTGGACGCTACGCTGAAGCGTCTCGGACGCGAACGCCTGGACCTTTATCAGATTCACTGCCCGCCGATTGACGTTTTAAAAGACGGCTCGGTGTTTCAGGTACTTGATGAGCTGCAGGCGCAGGGAAAAATCCGGCACTACGGCGTCAGCGTGGAAACAGTGGAGGAGGGCATGGAATGCCTGCATTACCCGAATGTTAAGGCGCTTCAGGTGATCTACAATATTTTCCGCCAAAAGCCGGCAGAACGGCTGTTTCCGCAGGCCAAAAAGCAGGGCGTCGGCATTCTGACCCGCGTGCCGCTCGCAAGTGGGCTGTTAACGGGGAAATATACAAAAGAAACGACATTTGCTGAAGATGACCACCGCAATTTCAACCGGGACGGCGACGCCTTCAATGTCGGAGAAACATTCGCCGGTCTTCCTTTCCAAAAGGGCGTGGAGCTCAGCACCTCCCTCCAGTGGATTAAAGAAGAGCGGGGAACCATGGCGCAGGCAGCGCTTCGCTGGATTCTCGATAATGACGATGTCACCTGCGTCATACCAGGATTCCGGAATAAAAAACAGGTGTCTGACAGCCTCGAGGCAGTCAGCGTGCCTTCCTTCTCCAGGGAGGAGCAGGAGAAGCTGACGAAGTTTTATTTAGAGGACGTAGAACCAAATATCCGCGGCGGATATTAA